Proteins found in one Nostoc sp. NIES-3756 genomic segment:
- a CDS encoding addiction module protein, whose translation MSSHPLLKVDISQLSVAERIQLAEDLWDSISEQEQEVPLSEAQQQELDRRLASYQQNPANGSTWEEVKKRLGFFR comes from the coding sequence ATGAGTTCACATCCACTGTTAAAAGTTGATATTTCTCAACTCAGCGTAGCAGAACGTATTCAACTAGCTGAAGATTTATGGGACAGTATCTCTGAACAAGAACAAGAAGTTCCCTTGAGTGAAGCGCAACAGCAGGAATTAGATCGGCGATTAGCAAGTTATCAGCAAAACCCAGCAAATGGTTCTACTTGGGAAGAGGTTAAAAAGCGGCTAGGCTTCTTCAGATGA
- a CDS encoding DUF3598 family protein: protein MSIREEMPVLARHEGEWVGTYTLVDTSGKIIDQHQSHLSCQFPADGPYPYYQVNRYTWADGKKEEHQFPGKYRDKTLWFDSDRILGKAWEIDDSTVILWFSYKAAPTMYLYEMIQISPDNNHRARTWHWFKDHQIYQRTLIQEERIK from the coding sequence ATGTCCATCCGTGAAGAAATGCCCGTCTTAGCCCGTCATGAAGGTGAATGGGTAGGTACATATACATTAGTTGATACTTCTGGGAAAATTATTGATCAGCATCAATCGCATTTAAGCTGTCAATTTCCCGCCGATGGCCCTTATCCTTACTACCAAGTTAATCGCTACACCTGGGCTGATGGTAAAAAAGAAGAACATCAGTTTCCGGGAAAGTATCGAGATAAGACACTGTGGTTTGATAGCGATCGCATTCTTGGCAAAGCCTGGGAAATAGACGATTCCACCGTCATCTTGTGGTTTTCTTACAAAGCAGCACCAACAATGTATTTGTATGAAATGATTCAAATTAGCCCTGATAATAACCATCGTGCCAGAACTTGGCATTGGTTTAAAGACCATCAAATATATCAACGTACTCTAATTCAAGAAGAACGGATAAAATAA
- the psb27 gene encoding photosystem II protein Psb27, protein MLMKRYWSRLLALVLVVAIGLVGCGSPDSLTGDYRQDTLAVVSTLRQALELTEDSPDKAALQAEARQKINDFSARYQRVNSVSGLNSFTTMRTALNSLAGHYSSYPNRPVPQKLKNRLEQEFKQVETALKRGG, encoded by the coding sequence ATGCTTATGAAGCGCTATTGGTCACGTCTGCTTGCCCTCGTTCTAGTTGTAGCTATTGGTTTAGTAGGCTGTGGTAGCCCAGATAGTTTGACAGGTGATTATCGTCAGGATACTTTGGCTGTCGTTAGTACTTTGAGACAAGCCCTAGAATTAACAGAAGATTCACCAGACAAAGCAGCTCTCCAAGCAGAAGCTCGGCAAAAAATTAATGATTTTTCTGCACGCTATCAACGGGTTAACTCGGTTTCTGGTCTTAACTCCTTTACCACTATGCGGACAGCTCTTAATTCTCTAGCTGGACACTATAGTTCTTATCCGAACAGACCAGTACCCCAAAAGCTCAAGAATCGTTTAGAACAGGAATTTAAACAGGTAGAAACCGCATTAAAGCGAGGTGGTTAA
- the hisS gene encoding histidine--tRNA ligase, with protein MAKNEKINFSTPSGFPEFLPSEKRLELYLLDTIRRVYESYGFTPIETPAVERLEVLQAKGNQGDNIIYGIDPILPPNRQTEKDKSGETGSEARALKFDQTVPLAAYIARHLNELTFPFARYQMDVVFRGERAKDGRFRQFRQCDIDVVGRRELSLLYDAQMPAIITEIFEAINIGDFVIRINNRKILTGFFQSLGISETQIKTCISIIDDLEKIGEAKVKQQLEKEGISEEQTQKIIDFIKIDGSVDDVLDKLKHLSQNLPEAEQFTLGVTELETVITGVRNLGVNDKRYCIDLAIARGLNYYTGTVYETTLIGHEALGSICSGGRYEELVGMFLGEKMPGVGISIGLTRLISRLLKAGILNTLPATPAQVVVVNMQEDLMPTYLKVSQQLRQAGINVITNFEKRQLGKQFQAADKQGIRFCVIIGADEVAAQKSSLKDLKSGEQIEVALAGLAEEIKRRLT; from the coding sequence ATGGCAAAAAACGAAAAAATAAACTTCTCAACCCCTAGCGGATTTCCCGAATTTCTGCCTAGCGAAAAACGCCTAGAATTATATTTACTAGATACCATCCGTAGAGTTTATGAAAGCTATGGATTTACACCTATTGAAACTCCCGCCGTTGAAAGGTTAGAAGTATTACAAGCTAAAGGTAATCAAGGCGACAATATTATTTATGGTATCGACCCTATTTTGCCACCAAATCGCCAAACAGAAAAAGATAAATCAGGTGAAACAGGTTCAGAAGCCAGAGCCTTAAAATTTGACCAAACTGTGCCTTTAGCTGCGTATATTGCCCGTCACCTCAATGAATTAACCTTCCCCTTTGCTCGTTATCAAATGGATGTGGTTTTCCGAGGAGAACGGGCAAAAGATGGGCGTTTTCGCCAATTTCGTCAGTGTGATATAGATGTAGTTGGGCGGCGTGAACTCAGCTTGCTGTATGATGCACAAATGCCTGCGATTATTACCGAAATCTTTGAAGCAATTAATATCGGTGACTTTGTAATTCGCATCAATAACCGAAAAATTCTTACAGGGTTCTTTCAATCGTTAGGAATTAGTGAAACTCAAATTAAAACTTGTATTAGCATCATTGATGATTTAGAGAAAATTGGTGAGGCAAAAGTTAAACAGCAATTAGAAAAAGAAGGTATATCAGAAGAACAAACACAAAAAATTATCGACTTCATCAAAATCGATGGTAGCGTTGATGATGTACTAGATAAACTTAAACATCTTTCGCAGAATCTACCAGAAGCTGAGCAGTTTACACTGGGTGTGACTGAATTAGAGACAGTAATTACAGGTGTAAGGAATCTTGGAGTTAATGATAAACGGTATTGTATTGATTTAGCGATCGCTCGTGGTTTAAACTACTACACAGGCACAGTTTACGAAACCACTTTAATTGGACACGAAGCTTTAGGCAGTATCTGTTCTGGCGGTAGATATGAAGAATTAGTTGGTATGTTTTTAGGTGAAAAAATGCCCGGTGTAGGCATTTCTATCGGCTTGACTCGCCTAATTAGCCGCTTATTGAAAGCAGGAATTTTAAACACCTTACCAGCAACACCCGCGCAAGTAGTAGTGGTGAATATGCAGGAAGACTTAATGCCGACATATTTAAAAGTATCGCAACAGTTACGACAAGCAGGCATTAATGTCATTACTAACTTTGAAAAACGCCAGTTAGGTAAGCAATTTCAAGCCGCAGATAAACAGGGTATCAGATTTTGTGTAATTATTGGTGCAGACGAAGTAGCCGCACAGAAATCATCCCTCAAAGATTTAAAATCAGGTGAACAAATAGAAGTAGCCTTAGCAGGTTTAGCCGAAGAAATTAAACGTAGACTTACCTAA
- the polA gene encoding DNA polymerase I: protein MSETSITTTRPTFILVDGHSLAFRSYFAFAKGRDGGLRTKTGIPTSVCFGFIKCLLEVMATQQPQAMAIAFDLGLPTFRHEADDTYKADRPGTPEDFVPDLKNLHELLEGFNLPIYTAPGYEADDVLGTLAQKATAEGYKVKILTGDRDLFQLIDPQKEITVLNFSPDALKRSSNSISEISTEQVKEKLGILPTQIVDYKALCGDKSDNIPGVKGIGEKTAVQLLNTYGSLDEIYQALNEIKGATQKKLAEGKEDAAKSQYLAKIVTEVPLEVNLEDCKLVGFDEKNLIPILEKLEFNRFLSQINQLKLRFGGKVEEAPTSEVTPPVNTDDEDNDLWFFSAEDTATITQTTNATIQPRIIDTEAKLTELVQILKQFTNPENPVAWDTETSDLEPRDAALVGIGCCWGTEPDATAYIPITHAKGNNLDKDIVLNALRPILESADYPKTFQNAKFDRLVFLVQGINLTGVVFDPMLASYVLNPDTSHNLSDLTLRYLGLTIQNYVDLVPKGKTIGDIDISAVADYCCLQVYATFQLVGKLREELVKTPALYKLLTEVEQPLEEVLAAVEYTGVRIDSDYLRELSQKLEIDLDKLQEQATTLAGESFNLGSPKKLSYILFEKLGLSTKHSRKIQTGYSTDAATLEKLQEIDDTGFVNVIIEYRTLSKLKSTYVDALPALVRPDTHRVHTDFNQTATSTGRLSSSNPNLQNIPIRTAFSRQIRKAFLPESGWLMVAADYSQIELRILAHLSQEPILVQAYQQNEDIHTVTAKLVFEKEDISPDERRIAKTINFGVIYGMGSLRFSRSTGIDKNVANEFIKRFNERYAKVFAYLEGMKKEAIAQGYVETILGRRRYFDFTSNSLRKFKGNNPEDIDLSKLKNLGAYDAGLLRAAANAPIQGSSADIIKIAMVQIQEVLKKYQARLLLQVHDELVFEVPPHEWEELQPQIKSVMEGAVNLTVPLVVDVRAGENWMETK from the coding sequence ATGTCTGAAACTTCTATCACTACCACACGTCCTACGTTCATCCTCGTAGATGGACATTCCCTCGCCTTCCGTTCATACTTTGCTTTTGCTAAGGGACGGGATGGTGGCTTGCGCACTAAAACAGGTATTCCTACTAGTGTATGCTTCGGCTTTATCAAATGTTTATTGGAAGTCATGGCTACACAACAGCCGCAAGCAATGGCGATCGCATTTGATTTAGGTTTACCCACTTTCCGCCACGAAGCCGATGATACCTATAAAGCTGATCGCCCCGGAACACCAGAGGATTTTGTCCCGGATTTGAAAAATCTGCATGAATTGCTGGAAGGCTTTAATTTGCCGATTTATACAGCCCCAGGTTACGAAGCTGATGATGTGCTGGGAACTTTGGCGCAAAAAGCTACCGCCGAAGGGTATAAGGTGAAAATTTTGACAGGCGATCGCGATTTGTTTCAACTCATCGACCCCCAAAAGGAAATCACTGTCTTAAATTTCAGTCCAGATGCACTCAAACGCTCTAGCAATAGTATTAGTGAAATCAGTACAGAACAAGTTAAAGAAAAACTGGGTATTTTACCTACTCAAATTGTCGATTATAAAGCTTTGTGTGGGGATAAATCAGATAATATTCCCGGTGTTAAAGGTATTGGAGAAAAAACAGCAGTTCAGCTACTTAACACTTATGGTTCATTAGATGAAATTTATCAAGCTTTAAATGAAATCAAAGGTGCAACTCAGAAAAAATTAGCAGAAGGCAAAGAAGATGCTGCTAAGTCTCAATATTTGGCAAAGATAGTTACAGAAGTACCACTAGAAGTTAATTTAGAAGATTGTAAATTAGTTGGGTTTGATGAAAAAAACCTCATTCCTATTTTAGAAAAACTAGAATTTAATCGTTTTTTATCTCAAATTAACCAACTAAAGCTACGTTTTGGTGGCAAAGTTGAGGAAGCACCAACTTCAGAGGTAACACCACCAGTTAATACTGATGATGAAGATAATGATTTGTGGTTTTTCAGTGCTGAAGATACTGCAACCATTACCCAAACAACTAATGCGACAATTCAACCAAGAATTATTGATACTGAAGCTAAACTTACAGAATTAGTACAGATATTAAAACAATTTACTAACCCAGAGAATCCTGTTGCTTGGGACACGGAAACTAGTGACTTAGAACCAAGGGATGCCGCTTTAGTAGGTATTGGTTGCTGCTGGGGAACAGAACCAGATGCTACCGCTTATATTCCTATCACTCATGCAAAAGGAAATAATTTAGATAAAGATATTGTCCTGAATGCACTGCGTCCAATTTTAGAAAGTGCTGATTATCCTAAAACTTTCCAAAATGCTAAATTTGACCGCTTAGTATTCTTAGTTCAAGGAATTAACTTAACCGGAGTTGTCTTTGATCCCATGTTGGCTAGTTATGTTTTAAATCCAGATACTAGCCATAATTTAAGTGATTTGACTCTGCGTTACTTGGGGTTAACTATACAAAACTATGTCGATTTAGTTCCTAAAGGTAAAACTATCGGTGATATAGATATCTCTGCTGTAGCAGATTATTGTTGTTTACAAGTTTACGCCACATTCCAACTAGTAGGAAAATTGCGTGAAGAATTAGTAAAAACTCCAGCATTATATAAATTATTGACAGAAGTAGAACAACCCTTAGAAGAAGTTTTAGCGGCTGTAGAATACACTGGTGTCAGAATTGATTCAGATTATCTACGAGAACTTTCCCAAAAATTAGAAATAGATTTAGATAAACTACAGGAACAAGCAACCACATTAGCTGGAGAAAGCTTTAATTTAGGTTCTCCCAAAAAATTAAGTTATATCTTATTTGAAAAGTTAGGGTTATCTACTAAACATTCACGCAAAATTCAGACTGGTTACTCCACAGATGCAGCAACTTTAGAGAAACTCCAAGAAATTGATGATACTGGTTTCGTCAATGTCATCATTGAATATCGTACTTTATCTAAATTAAAGTCTACTTATGTAGATGCTTTACCTGCATTGGTACGTCCAGATACTCACCGTGTGCATACAGATTTTAATCAAACCGCAACGTCAACTGGTAGGTTATCTTCCTCTAACCCAAACTTACAAAATATCCCCATTCGTACAGCTTTTAGTCGGCAAATTCGTAAGGCATTTTTACCCGAATCAGGTTGGTTAATGGTGGCTGCTGATTACTCACAAATTGAGTTAAGAATCTTAGCTCATTTAAGTCAAGAGCCAATATTAGTGCAAGCATATCAACAAAATGAAGATATACACACAGTCACAGCTAAATTAGTTTTTGAAAAAGAAGATATCTCCCCAGATGAGCGAAGAATAGCCAAGACTATTAATTTCGGTGTGATATATGGGATGGGTTCTTTGAGGTTCTCTCGTTCAACGGGAATAGATAAAAATGTTGCTAACGAGTTTATTAAGAGATTTAATGAACGCTATGCCAAAGTATTTGCTTATTTGGAAGGAATGAAAAAAGAAGCGATCGCCCAAGGTTATGTAGAAACTATACTGGGTAGACGGCGGTATTTTGACTTTACTAGCAACAGTTTACGCAAATTCAAAGGCAACAATCCAGAGGATATTGATTTAAGCAAGTTAAAGAACCTGGGTGCTTACGATGCAGGGTTACTACGAGCTGCTGCTAATGCTCCAATTCAAGGTTCTAGTGCTGATATTATTAAGATTGCAATGGTGCAAATTCAAGAAGTTTTAAAGAAATATCAGGCGCGGCTGTTATTACAAGTCCATGATGAATTAGTGTTTGAAGTCCCCCCCCATGAATGGGAAGAATTGCAACCACAAATTAAATCTGTGATGGAAGGTGCTGTTAACTTAACTGTCCCGTTAGTAGTCGATGTGCGTGCAGGTGAAAACTGGATGGAAACCAAGTAA
- a CDS encoding family 10 glycosylhydrolase, translated as MSNRPFNHARLRLCQNLVTAIFSASLLIPNLEIQPVQAQAAEFCQLSPAAAQTKENLRLLSLKGNQQARKSYQELIKKHAQALKQCRSRTWPNNQAIWLRLYPCDIKPGAIDKIMDRMVNRGYNQIYLEVFYDGRVLLPASANPTVWPSVVRTKGAEKFDLLANAIQKGRQRGLNVYGWLYTTNFGYNYALRRDRESAIARNGKGQTSLYVSDNRSQVFIDPYNEQAKRDYYRMVQEIVRRRPDGLLFDYVRYPRQAGGDSLATTVADLWLYTEATQVALFRRAENNKGLEMIRRFLSKGYITAADISDVDRLYPQEGEPMWQGRIIPPQEKSLLAPTARQPILQMDLWLLAVAHSMQGIIDFVSLATHPAKQAKIPSGVVFFPEGNQTVGQGYDSRLQPWDRFPSSLQWHPMSYASCGNVSCIVQQVQRVLSTAKQGTEVIPALAGNWGASVSNRPSLEAQMRALRPLGNKIKGVSHFAYSWQYPQDDSDRKACRNQ; from the coding sequence ATGTCTAACCGTCCCTTTAACCATGCGCGACTAAGATTATGCCAAAACTTGGTCACAGCTATTTTTAGTGCTAGCCTGTTGATTCCCAACTTGGAAATACAACCAGTTCAAGCACAGGCAGCAGAGTTTTGTCAGTTATCGCCAGCAGCAGCGCAAACCAAAGAAAATTTACGCTTGTTGAGCCTTAAAGGTAATCAACAAGCGAGAAAAAGCTATCAAGAGTTAATTAAAAAACACGCTCAAGCACTAAAACAATGCCGTAGCCGCACATGGCCAAATAACCAAGCTATTTGGTTACGTCTATATCCCTGCGATATCAAACCAGGGGCAATAGACAAAATTATGGATCGGATGGTGAATCGTGGCTACAACCAGATTTATCTAGAAGTATTCTACGATGGGCGAGTCTTGTTACCTGCATCTGCTAATCCGACGGTTTGGCCATCTGTGGTTCGCACAAAAGGAGCAGAAAAATTTGATTTACTGGCTAATGCTATTCAAAAGGGGCGGCAACGAGGTTTAAATGTATATGGTTGGTTATATACTACTAATTTCGGTTATAACTATGCTTTGCGGCGAGATAGGGAAAGTGCGATCGCTCGCAATGGTAAGGGACAAACTAGCTTATATGTTAGCGATAATCGCTCTCAAGTCTTCATCGACCCCTACAATGAGCAAGCAAAACGCGACTACTATCGCATGGTACAAGAGATAGTCCGCCGTCGTCCTGATGGTTTGTTATTCGATTATGTGCGCTATCCCCGACAAGCTGGTGGTGATTCTCTCGCTACTACGGTTGCAGATTTGTGGCTATACACAGAAGCTACACAAGTGGCATTATTTCGTCGCGCCGAAAATAATAAGGGTCTGGAGATGATTCGGCGCTTTTTAAGCAAAGGCTACATCACCGCAGCCGATATTAGTGATGTAGATAGGCTTTATCCTCAAGAGGGTGAACCTATGTGGCAAGGGCGCATCATCCCGCCACAAGAAAAGTCACTACTTGCACCTACGGCTAGACAACCAATACTACAAATGGATTTATGGTTGTTGGCGGTGGCGCATTCTATGCAGGGCATTATAGATTTTGTGTCTTTAGCTACCCACCCAGCTAAACAAGCGAAGATTCCTTCTGGTGTGGTCTTCTTTCCTGAAGGAAATCAAACAGTTGGACAAGGATATGATTCCCGCTTGCAACCTTGGGACAGGTTTCCTAGTTCCTTACAATGGCATCCCATGTCTTACGCTAGCTGTGGTAACGTTAGTTGTATTGTGCAGCAAGTGCAAAGAGTCTTAAGTACGGCTAAACAGGGTACTGAGGTCATTCCCGCCTTGGCTGGTAATTGGGGCGCATCAGTGAGTAATCGTCCATCATTAGAAGCGCAAATGCGGGCTTTGCGTCCTTTGGGAAACAAAATTAAAGGCGTGAGCCATTTTGCATATTCGTGGCAATATCCCCAAGATGATAGCGATCGCAAAGCCTGCCGCAACCAATAA
- a CDS encoding AI-2E family transporter — MRRSSSLQRLLIYGLSGPIVALNVWLLSLLFRYFQHPITILSMAAILAFLLNYPVKFFERARITRTQAVVIVLLVTLTIFSILGVTLVPMLIDQTIQLLNKIPDWLTASQANLQLIEKLAKQRRLPLDLRVVSNQINASIQSVVQQLASGAVGLAGTLLSGLLNFVLVVVLAFYMLLYGDRVWNGLINLLPSKIRDPFSTSLQLNFQNFFLSQLLLGLFMIFALTPIFLVLRVPFALLFAILIGISELIPFIGASLGIGTVTVLVLLQDWWLAVQVAIAAIIMQQIKDNLLSPKLLGNFIGLNPIWIFVAILMGYEIAGLLGTLVAVPIAGTIKGTFDALKNGKQGDFMSTVNIAHDSPPE; from the coding sequence ATGCGCCGTTCATCATCCCTACAACGTTTACTCATTTATGGTCTGAGCGGCCCTATTGTCGCTCTGAATGTCTGGCTACTATCCTTACTCTTTCGCTATTTTCAACACCCGATTACAATCCTGAGTATGGCGGCAATTTTAGCTTTTTTGCTGAATTATCCAGTAAAGTTCTTTGAACGCGCCCGAATAACTCGTACTCAGGCTGTTGTTATTGTTTTGCTGGTCACTTTAACTATATTTAGCATTTTGGGTGTCACTTTAGTCCCAATGCTCATTGACCAAACTATTCAACTTTTAAATAAAATTCCTGATTGGTTAACTGCGAGTCAAGCTAACCTACAGCTAATTGAGAAATTAGCGAAGCAGCGACGTTTGCCTCTTGATTTGCGGGTGGTGAGCAATCAAATTAACGCTAGTATCCAAAGTGTAGTGCAGCAATTGGCTTCTGGGGCAGTAGGATTGGCGGGAACTCTGCTTTCGGGGTTGCTCAACTTTGTGTTAGTGGTGGTATTGGCATTTTATATGCTTCTGTATGGCGATCGCGTCTGGAATGGTTTAATCAACCTATTACCATCGAAAATTAGAGATCCCTTCTCTACATCTTTGCAACTCAATTTTCAAAACTTTTTCCTCAGCCAGCTATTATTAGGGCTGTTCATGATTTTCGCTCTCACGCCTATATTCCTAGTTCTCAGAGTACCTTTTGCCCTGTTATTTGCCATACTCATTGGTATTTCTGAACTTATCCCCTTTATCGGGGCGAGTTTAGGCATTGGCACAGTAACAGTGCTAGTCCTTCTACAAGATTGGTGGTTAGCAGTTCAAGTCGCCATAGCTGCAATTATCATGCAGCAAATTAAAGATAATCTCTTAAGCCCCAAATTACTAGGTAATTTTATTGGACTTAATCCTATTTGGATTTTTGTTGCTATTTTGATGGGTTATGAAATCGCAGGTTTATTAGGAACTTTAGTTGCAGTTCCCATTGCTGGCACAATTAAAGGAACTTTCGATGCTCTCAAAAATGGTAAGCAAGGTGATTTCATGTCCACCGTAAATATTGCTCATGATTCACCCCCCGAGTAA
- a CDS encoding type II toxin-antitoxin system RelE/ParE family toxin, whose protein sequence is MNHNLIIKPEAEYDIQDAFEWYESQNPGLGSEFVRAVDACLSGIGRNPLAYQVIHEQVRRALIRKFPYTILYVFEQDTVFVLACFHARRDPERWIDRI, encoded by the coding sequence ATGAACCATAACCTGATAATCAAACCAGAAGCAGAATATGATATTCAGGATGCTTTTGAGTGGTACGAATCACAAAATCCTGGTTTGGGTTCTGAGTTTGTCCGTGCAGTTGATGCTTGTCTATCTGGAATTGGGCGTAACCCTCTTGCTTACCAAGTCATCCATGAACAGGTAAGAAGAGCATTAATTCGTAAATTTCCATACACAATTCTCTACGTTTTTGAACAAGATACAGTTTTTGTACTTGCTTGCTTTCATGCAAGACGCGATCCAGAACGATGGATAGATAGAATTTAG
- the aroA gene encoding 3-phosphoshikimate 1-carboxyvinyltransferase, protein MDTIAIPALNHPVDATVDIPGSKSITNRALLVAALAQGDSTLENALFSEDSEYFAKCVEQLGIPINLNPALAQIQVSGKGGEIPAKQADLFVGLAGTAARFITALVALGQGEYRLDGVPRMRERPMGDLVTVLQNSGIAVNFEGNPGFMPYTIYGQQFAGGHVRLKANQTSQQLSALLMIAPYAQQDTTIEVEGTMVSQSYVKMTCRLMADFGVEVTQTDENIFQIKSGQRYQGQNYTIEPDASNASYFFAAAAVTGGRVRVNHLTKQSCQGDILWLSVLEQMGCQIIEGADYTEVVGPEQLQGIDVDMNDMSDLVQTLGAIAPYATSPVTIRNVEHIRYKETERIRAVVTELQRLGVKVEEFADGMRIEPGPITPAAIETYHDHRMAMAFSVTGLKTPGIVIQDPGCTAKTFPDYFTRFFKMIGQ, encoded by the coding sequence GTGGACACCATTGCCATCCCTGCTTTGAATCACCCTGTGGATGCCACAGTAGATATTCCTGGCTCTAAAAGTATTACTAATCGTGCATTACTTGTTGCTGCTTTGGCTCAAGGTGATTCTACTTTGGAAAATGCCCTGTTTAGTGAAGACAGCGAGTATTTTGCTAAATGTGTTGAGCAGTTGGGTATTCCCATCAACTTAAATCCGGCGTTGGCACAAATTCAAGTTTCCGGGAAGGGTGGCGAAATTCCTGCAAAACAGGCAGATTTGTTTGTGGGTTTGGCAGGTACAGCAGCAAGATTTATCACTGCGCTAGTTGCATTAGGTCAAGGTGAATATCGCCTAGATGGTGTACCTCGGATGCGAGAACGACCGATGGGTGACTTGGTAACAGTGCTACAAAACAGTGGGATTGCTGTTAACTTCGAGGGCAATCCTGGTTTTATGCCATACACTATCTACGGTCAGCAATTTGCTGGTGGTCATGTTCGTTTAAAAGCTAATCAAACCAGTCAGCAATTATCAGCATTACTGATGATTGCACCCTATGCCCAACAAGATACAACCATTGAGGTTGAGGGAACAATGGTTTCCCAGTCTTACGTAAAAATGACTTGTCGCCTCATGGCTGATTTTGGCGTAGAAGTTACCCAAACCGACGAAAACATATTTCAAATTAAATCAGGTCAGCGTTACCAAGGACAGAACTACACAATAGAACCCGACGCTTCCAATGCGTCCTACTTTTTCGCCGCCGCCGCCGTCACTGGTGGACGAGTGCGGGTGAACCATTTGACTAAACAGTCCTGTCAGGGTGATATTCTGTGGCTCTCTGTTTTAGAACAGATGGGTTGTCAGATTATAGAAGGTGCAGACTATACCGAAGTGGTAGGGCCAGAACAATTGCAAGGTATCGACGTTGATATGAATGATATGTCGGACTTAGTGCAAACCTTGGGAGCGATCGCACCCTATGCTACCTCACCTGTTACCATCCGTAATGTAGAGCATATCCGCTACAAAGAAACCGAACGCATCCGCGCCGTTGTCACCGAATTACAACGCTTAGGTGTCAAAGTCGAAGAATTTGCCGATGGTATGCGAATCGAACCCGGCCCCATCACCCCAGCAGCCATCGAAACCTATCACGACCATCGTATGGCAATGGCATTTTCCGTCACAGGCTTAAAAACCCCAGGAATTGTCATTCAAGACCCAGGTTGTACAGCAAAAACCTTTCCCGACTACTTCACCCGCTTCTTTAAGATGATTGGGCAGTAG
- a CDS encoding DUF1361 domain-containing protein, which produces MQEELLAKVLQVLSINMRWMTWNLFLAFIPLVLSVWLFRTRRGGSWLWWLGFLVFYAFLPNAPYLLTDVIHLIHDIRKIQSVWMITLVLIPVYLLVILGGFEAYVISLINLGYYLHRIDKSQWILRVELITHALCAIGIYWGRFLRFNSWDFITQPDALLTRGVEELVGKQPLIIISVSFIILVILYLLMKRVSLGFVAQRNNIVVKN; this is translated from the coding sequence ATGCAAGAAGAACTATTAGCCAAAGTGTTGCAAGTCTTAAGCATAAATATGAGATGGATGACTTGGAACTTATTTCTGGCTTTTATACCTTTAGTTTTGAGTGTTTGGTTGTTTCGCACCAGACGCGGAGGCTCTTGGTTATGGTGGCTAGGGTTTTTAGTTTTCTATGCTTTTTTACCAAATGCGCCCTATTTATTAACAGATGTAATTCACTTGATACACGACATTCGCAAAATTCAATCTGTGTGGATGATAACTTTAGTATTAATTCCAGTTTACTTATTAGTGATTTTGGGTGGGTTTGAAGCTTATGTCATATCTTTAATTAATTTAGGATATTATTTACATCGAATTGATAAAAGCCAATGGATTTTAAGAGTTGAGTTAATTACTCATGCTCTCTGTGCCATTGGCATTTATTGGGGGAGATTTCTACGTTTTAACAGTTGGGATTTTATTACTCAACCAGATGCTTTGCTTACCAGGGGTGTAGAAGAACTTGTGGGAAAGCAGCCTCTAATAATTATTTCCGTTAGCTTTATCATTCTGGTAATTTTATACTTACTTATGAAACGAGTATCTTTAGGCTTCGTGGCACAACGCAATAATATAGTAGTAAAAAATTAG